A stretch of Roseibium porphyridii DNA encodes these proteins:
- a CDS encoding bifunctional folylpolyglutamate synthase/dihydrofolate synthase, which produces MDQITKILDRLLALHPKEIDLSLGRMHRLLAALDHPEQRLPPAIHIAGTNGKGSVTATMRAILEASGKRCHVYTSPHLVSFNERIRLGSDGKFVSDPLLFDALHRCEEANAGAEITFFEITTAAALLLFAEQPADILLLEVGLGGRLDATNVVDEPLVSIITPVSMDHEKFLGNDLAVIAREKAGIIKHGVPVICAAQEDTALPEITRQAARNRALIQVFGQDFIAQEDQGRMAFQDEEGLIDLPLPVLGGRHQFENAALAIAALKVAHLLPGEATIADGLKHVNWPGRLQPLTHGALLDMCPAGAEVWIDGGHNPGAGISVAQFMGEQEERTPRPLYLIAGMLTTKDPVGYFRPFHGLVRHVGTVPISTTSTGRTPEDLADLARCAGLEATPFQSLDAALADVAACAQQDGEAPRILICGSLYLAGEALARNGMAPD; this is translated from the coding sequence TTGGATCAAATCACGAAAATTCTGGACCGCCTTCTGGCGCTGCACCCCAAAGAGATCGATCTATCACTTGGTCGGATGCATCGGCTGCTGGCAGCCCTCGATCACCCCGAGCAACGCCTGCCCCCGGCTATCCATATTGCCGGCACAAACGGCAAGGGATCGGTGACGGCGACGATGCGGGCTATCCTGGAGGCTTCCGGAAAACGATGCCACGTTTATACCTCACCGCATCTGGTCTCCTTCAATGAGCGCATCCGGCTGGGTAGCGATGGAAAGTTCGTCTCCGACCCTTTGCTTTTCGACGCGCTTCACCGCTGCGAAGAAGCCAATGCTGGCGCCGAAATAACCTTTTTCGAAATTACGACCGCAGCGGCGCTTCTCCTCTTTGCCGAACAACCGGCAGACATTTTGCTGCTTGAAGTCGGACTGGGCGGCCGTCTCGATGCAACCAATGTGGTCGACGAGCCCCTGGTCTCGATCATCACACCAGTGTCCATGGACCACGAGAAGTTCCTTGGCAACGATCTGGCGGTCATCGCTCGGGAGAAAGCCGGCATCATCAAGCACGGCGTGCCGGTCATCTGCGCAGCACAAGAAGACACAGCCCTGCCTGAAATCACACGACAAGCCGCACGCAACCGCGCACTCATCCAGGTTTTTGGTCAGGACTTTATCGCCCAGGAAGACCAGGGTCGCATGGCGTTTCAGGATGAGGAAGGTTTGATCGACCTGCCACTTCCCGTGCTGGGCGGAAGACATCAGTTCGAAAACGCGGCCCTTGCCATCGCCGCTCTGAAAGTGGCTCATCTCCTGCCCGGCGAAGCAACGATTGCCGATGGGCTCAAACATGTGAACTGGCCCGGTCGTCTGCAACCGCTGACCCACGGTGCTCTTCTCGACATGTGCCCGGCGGGCGCTGAAGTCTGGATCGATGGTGGCCACAACCCTGGCGCCGGAATCTCGGTCGCCCAATTCATGGGTGAACAGGAAGAACGCACTCCGCGCCCGCTCTATCTGATCGCCGGCATGCTAACAACCAAAGATCCGGTCGGGTATTTTCGACCCTTTCACGGACTGGTCCGTCATGTGGGCACTGTGCCAATCTCGACAACGTCGACTGGGAGAACACCCGAAGACCTGGCAGACCTTGCCCGTTGCGCCGGACTTGAGGCGACACCGTTTCAATCGCTGGACGCAGCCCTTGCGGATGTGGCAGCTTGTGCGCAACAGGACGGCGAAGCGCCCAGGATCTTGATTTGCGGTTCGCTTTATCTGGCCGGTGAGGCCCTGGCGCGCAACGGAATGGCGCCAGATTGA
- a CDS encoding bifunctional helix-turn-helix domain-containing protein/methylated-DNA--[protein]-cysteine S-methyltransferase, with amino-acid sequence MTKALDLTSLTSDPTPICVGAEAAEHYEIVRRTLKRITEDWREQPSLEQLAGEAGLQPIQLQRVFSRWAGLTPKQFLQAITLDHAKALLRDSASVLDASYEVGLSGSSRLHDLFVTHEAMTPGDYRNRGAGLKIAYGFHPSPFGQVLVMATDKGLAGLGFADPGGEEEALTDMCDRWPAAQFVPDQDATATYADRVFDPEKWQQDQPLNVVMIGTDFEIRVWQTLLRIPMGQATTYSDIATSIGKPKASRAVGTAVGRNPISFVVPCHRVLAKGGKLGGYHWGLTRKRAILGWESGLSGPVLECV; translated from the coding sequence ATGACCAAAGCACTCGACCTTACGAGCTTGACTTCTGATCCAACGCCGATCTGCGTTGGTGCGGAAGCCGCCGAACACTATGAAATCGTACGTAGAACGTTGAAGCGTATTACCGAAGACTGGCGCGAGCAGCCGTCACTTGAGCAATTGGCAGGAGAGGCTGGTCTTCAGCCCATCCAGTTGCAAAGAGTGTTTTCCAGATGGGCTGGGTTGACGCCAAAACAGTTTCTGCAAGCCATAACACTGGATCACGCCAAGGCTCTCTTGCGAGATAGTGCCAGTGTCCTGGATGCGTCCTACGAAGTTGGTCTTTCCGGCTCGTCCCGGCTGCACGACCTTTTTGTCACGCATGAGGCAATGACGCCGGGTGACTACCGCAACAGGGGCGCAGGACTGAAGATAGCCTACGGATTTCACCCTTCGCCGTTCGGGCAGGTTCTGGTCATGGCAACGGACAAGGGACTTGCCGGTCTTGGATTTGCGGATCCGGGCGGCGAGGAAGAAGCCCTGACGGATATGTGTGATCGTTGGCCGGCTGCGCAATTCGTTCCCGATCAGGACGCGACCGCTACGTATGCGGATCGCGTGTTCGATCCCGAGAAGTGGCAGCAAGACCAACCTTTGAACGTAGTCATGATCGGAACGGATTTTGAAATTCGGGTCTGGCAAACCTTGCTCAGAATTCCAATGGGTCAGGCAACAACCTATTCCGATATCGCCACCTCGATCGGCAAGCCGAAAGCCTCGCGGGCCGTCGGCACAGCAGTCGGCCGCAATCCGATTTCCTTTGTCGTGCCGTGTCACAGGGTGCTTGCCAAGGGGGGAAAACTGGGCGGCTACCATTGGGGGCTCACCCGCAAAAGGGCAATCCTGGGCTGGGAAAGCGGTCTCTCCGGCCCGGTTCTGGAGTGTGTTTGA
- a CDS encoding Lrp/AsnC family transcriptional regulator produces the protein MDDLDLRLVSHLRHDGRRSVSDLASDLKVSRATVRARMEKLIESGEILGFTAVLRDDWRDLPIRAVTLVVVDGHNTDPVSRALSAMTEVRAIHSTNGKWDLVLEIATRDLAAFDDALNRIRLIEGITGTETNLLLSTRKGPAASASEFRDVLG, from the coding sequence ATGGATGATCTCGATCTTCGCCTAGTCTCGCATTTACGCCATGATGGCCGTCGATCGGTGTCCGATTTGGCAAGTGATCTGAAAGTGTCCCGGGCAACCGTGCGTGCGCGCATGGAGAAACTGATCGAGTCGGGTGAGATACTCGGCTTCACGGCGGTCTTGCGCGATGATTGGCGCGATCTGCCGATCAGGGCCGTGACCCTGGTTGTGGTCGATGGTCACAACACCGACCCGGTGTCCAGAGCCCTGAGTGCCATGACGGAAGTCCGAGCCATTCACTCCACCAACGGCAAATGGGACCTGGTTCTGGAAATCGCAACGCGGGATCTGGCAGCCTTTGATGATGCATTGAACCGCATTCGGCTGATCGAGGGCATCACGGGCACGGAAACCAATCTTCTGCTGTCGACCAGAAAAGGTCCTGCTGCATCTGCAAGTGAGTTCAGGGATGTTCTGGGTTGA
- the rocF gene encoding arginase, with protein MGPDAYRTAGLADTLEDLGHSVTDHGNLKPADVGDLASPNPVLKNFPAYAGWTRTLHQKAAQLGENPIVPVYLGGDHAMAAGTVSGQARAAARLGRPLFVLWLDAHSDFHTFDTTASGNLHGTPLAFVCGLPGFDALLGDPLKHTVDPKNVEILGVRSIDDAERRQLLDHGVGVRDMRQIDEDGIAGLLRPFLNRVKAANGLLHVSLDVDFLDPDIAPAVGTTVPGGTTFREAHLVMEMLHDSGLVSSLDLVELNPFLDERGKTARLMVELTGSLFGRRVFDRPTRSF; from the coding sequence ATGGGCCCGGACGCCTATCGGACCGCCGGGCTGGCGGACACTCTGGAAGATCTCGGGCACTCAGTCACCGATCACGGCAATCTGAAACCGGCTGACGTTGGCGATCTGGCTTCGCCCAATCCCGTGCTTAAAAATTTCCCGGCCTATGCCGGCTGGACCCGCACGCTGCACCAAAAAGCCGCCCAGCTCGGCGAAAACCCGATTGTGCCGGTCTATCTTGGCGGCGACCATGCCATGGCTGCGGGAACAGTCTCCGGACAGGCGCGAGCAGCAGCGCGCCTCGGACGCCCGCTTTTTGTACTCTGGCTAGACGCCCATTCCGATTTTCACACCTTCGATACCACTGCCAGCGGCAATCTCCACGGCACACCGCTTGCGTTTGTCTGCGGTTTGCCTGGATTCGATGCGCTTCTCGGCGATCCGTTGAAACACACGGTCGACCCGAAAAACGTTGAGATCCTGGGTGTCCGTTCCATTGATGACGCTGAGCGCAGACAACTTCTTGATCATGGCGTTGGCGTTCGCGACATGCGCCAGATCGATGAAGACGGCATTGCCGGACTGCTGAGACCCTTCTTGAACCGTGTGAAGGCTGCAAACGGATTGCTTCATGTCAGCCTTGATGTGGACTTCCTTGATCCGGATATCGCGCCGGCGGTTGGAACCACAGTGCCTGGTGGCACCACTTTTCGCGAGGCGCATCTCGTCATGGAGATGCTTCATGACAGCGGACTTGTCAGCTCGCTCGATCTCGTCGAACTCAACCCATTTCTGGATGAACGCGGAAAAACCGCGCGTCTGATGGTCGAACTGACAGGTAGCCTATTCGGTCGCCGTGTCTTCGACCGCCCGACCAGAAGCTTCTAG
- a CDS encoding ornithine cyclodeaminase, whose product MTNNTINLSPSDLAFVPFVSVDNMMRNVRSVGVETFMRGLAGYIEEDFLRWESFDKKPRIPAHAPEGVVELMPTSDGKTFGFKYVNGHPGNMREGLQTVTGFGVLSDLATGYPVLFTEMTILTALRTAANSALAAKYLAPEGSTTMAVIGNGAQSDFQCLAFKDMLGITEIRAYDIDHGASIRLARNLASSGLNVTICKTPEDAIEGAEIITTVTADKRYATILTDNMVGSGVHINAIGGDCPGKTELHKDILLRSDIFVEFPEQTRIEGELQQLDADHPVTELWQVYAGNAEGRTGKDQITLFDSVGFAIEDFAALRYVHDMLPQTGHFEKLDLLADPDDPRDLYGMVLRSGANGDNQAA is encoded by the coding sequence ATGACCAACAACACCATCAATCTGTCCCCCTCGGATCTCGCATTCGTTCCGTTTGTCAGCGTCGACAACATGATGCGCAACGTGCGGTCCGTCGGTGTGGAAACCTTCATGCGTGGCCTTGCAGGATATATCGAAGAGGATTTCCTGCGCTGGGAAAGCTTCGACAAGAAGCCGCGCATTCCCGCACATGCCCCTGAAGGGGTGGTTGAGTTGATGCCGACAAGCGATGGCAAGACTTTTGGCTTCAAGTATGTCAACGGTCATCCCGGCAACATGCGCGAGGGCCTGCAGACCGTGACCGGGTTCGGCGTGCTGTCGGATCTGGCAACAGGTTATCCCGTGCTGTTCACTGAAATGACCATCCTGACCGCATTGCGAACAGCTGCCAATTCAGCCCTGGCGGCCAAATACCTTGCACCAGAGGGATCGACAACCATGGCCGTGATCGGCAATGGCGCACAGTCCGACTTTCAGTGCCTTGCATTCAAGGACATGCTCGGTATAACAGAGATACGGGCTTACGACATCGACCATGGCGCCAGCATTCGGCTTGCGCGCAATCTCGCCAGTTCCGGGCTCAACGTCACCATCTGCAAAACACCCGAGGATGCGATCGAAGGTGCGGAGATCATCACAACAGTTACGGCCGACAAGCGTTACGCGACGATCCTGACTGACAACATGGTCGGCTCAGGCGTGCACATCAACGCGATCGGTGGCGATTGCCCAGGCAAGACAGAGTTGCACAAAGACATTCTGTTGCGATCTGACATTTTCGTCGAATTTCCCGAGCAGACCCGGATCGAAGGCGAATTGCAACAACTGGACGCCGATCACCCTGTCACCGAGCTCTGGCAAGTCTATGCCGGCAATGCGGAAGGTCGAACAGGCAAGGATCAGATTACCTTGTTCGACAGCGTCGGGTTTGCGATAGAGGACTTTGCAGCGCTGCGTTATGTGCACGACATGCTGCCTCAGACAGGCCATTTCGAAAAACTGGACCTTCTTGCAGATCCGGATGACCCGCGCGATCTCTATGGGATGGTTTTGCGCTCCGGTGCCAATGGCGACAATCAGGCCGCCTGA
- the pyrF gene encoding orotidine-5'-phosphate decarboxylase yields the protein MPTSPFAPTSALDRLMLPVDVPTLGEAEELVKKTEGKVGVYKIGMELQFAGGLEFARDLAADGKKIFLDVKLHDIDNTIEKAVRNVAKMGMTFMTLHGYPKTMRAAVKGLQAEGNPNLCLLGVTVLTSMDEDDLVAAGYRGPLADVVESRARDARTAGMGGIVCAAPEAEKMRVLLGDELVIVTPGIRPAGSAAGDQRRVMTPADAIRAGSDYLVVGRPISKADDPGAAADAVVQEIEGALG from the coding sequence ATGCCAACCAGCCCTTTTGCCCCGACTTCCGCACTCGATCGCCTGATGTTGCCTGTTGATGTTCCGACCCTTGGCGAAGCTGAAGAGCTGGTAAAAAAAACGGAAGGCAAGGTCGGCGTCTACAAGATCGGTATGGAGCTTCAATTCGCCGGTGGCCTGGAGTTTGCCCGCGATCTGGCTGCTGACGGCAAGAAGATCTTCCTCGATGTCAAACTGCACGACATTGACAATACGATCGAGAAGGCCGTTCGAAACGTCGCCAAAATGGGCATGACTTTCATGACGTTGCACGGGTATCCGAAGACCATGCGCGCGGCTGTGAAGGGATTGCAGGCCGAAGGCAACCCCAATCTGTGTCTTCTCGGGGTCACCGTTCTGACTTCGATGGATGAAGACGATCTCGTCGCGGCGGGGTATCGCGGCCCGCTTGCCGACGTCGTGGAGAGCCGGGCGCGTGATGCCCGCACGGCGGGCATGGGAGGCATCGTCTGTGCCGCGCCTGAGGCTGAAAAGATGCGGGTGCTCCTTGGAGACGAACTCGTCATCGTCACACCCGGCATCCGGCCCGCTGGCAGCGCGGCAGGCGATCAACGCCGGGTTATGACCCCGGCAGACGCCATCCGCGCAGGCAGCGACTATCTGGTTGTCGGCCGCCCGATCAGCAAGGCTGATGACCCGGGTGCTGCTGCCGACGCCGTTGTTCAGGAAATTGAAGGTGCGCTTGGCTGA
- a CDS encoding SDR family NAD(P)-dependent oxidoreductase produces the protein MYREAISEGGLAVVTGAASGVGLVAAIRFAEAGLGVVLADLPGDQLDEAVERVREAARSGAIVEAVETDVSDTKQVEALADKAFELGPVAILMNNAGISRPTGAWDRMENWTQMMDINFFGVLRGVQAFTQRMIDAGRPAVIINTGSKQGITTPPGNPGYNVTKAAVKVLSEQLTHELREKAAPISVHLFVPGFTYTGMIAAFIPEKPDAAWTSEQTVDYFIERMSAGDFYVLCPDNDVDSVRDRRRAQWAIGDIIENRPPLSRWHADYKEAFAEFEKDGKP, from the coding sequence ATGTACAGGGAAGCGATATCCGAGGGTGGTCTTGCTGTGGTGACCGGCGCTGCAAGCGGCGTCGGTCTGGTTGCCGCGATCCGCTTTGCAGAGGCCGGACTTGGTGTGGTTTTGGCAGATTTGCCCGGCGACCAACTTGATGAGGCGGTCGAAAGAGTGCGCGAAGCAGCAAGATCGGGCGCGATTGTTGAAGCTGTTGAAACCGATGTGTCGGATACGAAACAGGTGGAAGCACTCGCGGACAAAGCGTTCGAGCTGGGCCCGGTGGCGATCCTGATGAACAATGCCGGCATCAGTCGCCCGACCGGGGCTTGGGACCGTATGGAAAACTGGACACAGATGATGGACATCAATTTTTTTGGTGTTCTTCGCGGTGTCCAGGCCTTCACACAACGCATGATCGATGCCGGAAGGCCGGCGGTCATCATCAACACCGGTTCCAAGCAGGGCATCACGACGCCTCCTGGCAACCCGGGCTACAATGTCACCAAGGCGGCGGTCAAAGTGCTTAGCGAGCAATTGACACATGAGCTGCGTGAAAAGGCTGCGCCGATCTCCGTCCACTTGTTCGTTCCCGGATTCACCTACACCGGAATGATTGCCGCCTTCATCCCGGAAAAGCCTGATGCGGCCTGGACGAGCGAGCAAACGGTCGACTATTTCATCGAAAGAATGTCGGCAGGAGATTTCTACGTCCTTTGTCCGGACAATGACGTCGACAGCGTTCGTGACCGACGGCGTGCGCAGTGGGCCATCGGCGATATTATCGAAAATCGCCCACCCTTGAGCCGCTGGCATGCCGACTACAAGGAGGCGTTCGCCGAATTTGAGAAGGATGGCAAGCCCTGA
- the hisB gene encoding imidazoleglycerol-phosphate dehydratase HisB, whose product MRTAKISRDTKETRISVEINLDGTGAYDVKTGVGFFDHMLEQLSRHSLIDMHVRAEGDTHIDFHHTVEDTGIALGQAMSSALGDMAGITRYADTHLAMDEALTRCALDVSGRPFLVWDVTFDRDKVGDFDTELFEEFFRAFTMNAGITLHIANLYGSNCHHIAETCFKAVARSLRKAMEIDPRQADRIPTTKGQLGG is encoded by the coding sequence ATGCGCACAGCGAAAATATCGCGCGACACCAAAGAGACCCGCATCTCGGTCGAAATCAATCTGGACGGTACGGGCGCATATGACGTCAAGACCGGCGTCGGGTTCTTCGATCATATGCTGGAGCAGCTCTCGCGCCATTCGCTGATCGACATGCATGTCCGCGCCGAAGGCGACACGCACATCGATTTTCACCACACAGTGGAAGACACTGGAATAGCGCTTGGGCAGGCGATGTCATCTGCGCTTGGCGATATGGCCGGTATCACACGCTACGCGGACACGCATCTGGCAATGGACGAGGCTCTTACCCGTTGCGCCCTCGATGTTTCCGGACGGCCTTTCCTGGTGTGGGATGTGACCTTTGACCGGGACAAGGTCGGCGACTTCGATACAGAATTGTTTGAAGAGTTTTTTCGCGCATTCACCATGAATGCGGGCATCACCCTTCATATCGCCAATCTTTATGGCTCCAATTGTCACCATATCGCCGAAACCTGCTTCAAGGCCGTTGCGCGAAGCTTGCGCAAGGCTATGGAAATCGACCCGCGTCAGGCGGACAGGATACCGACAACCAAGGGCCAGCTTGGCGGCTAG
- a CDS encoding DUF2628 domain-containing protein: MSTYVVMAPPEFNDLAGDPLQSDRLAFVPDGFSVLAFLFSIIWMLVHRMWLVLLGYLGIALVVELLALAVSPEATAIAAFVVSILFGFEAQALRRWSLERKGWRVVGIVDGVNRAEAELRFLHKAADHLAPEPVVQNDLQRTSPTPTPIVPRVGSERVVGLTLGPEIRQ; this comes from the coding sequence ATGAGCACTTACGTTGTGATGGCGCCGCCGGAATTTAACGATCTGGCAGGTGACCCGCTCCAGAGCGACCGGCTTGCCTTCGTTCCGGACGGATTTTCAGTGCTGGCCTTTTTGTTTTCGATCATCTGGATGCTGGTTCACCGTATGTGGCTGGTACTGCTCGGCTATCTGGGGATTGCACTTGTCGTGGAACTTCTGGCGCTCGCCGTCAGTCCCGAGGCAACGGCGATCGCTGCATTTGTTGTTTCGATCCTCTTCGGCTTCGAAGCACAGGCGCTTCGCCGTTGGTCGCTGGAGCGCAAGGGCTGGCGCGTGGTCGGAATTGTCGACGGTGTCAATCGCGCGGAGGCCGAGTTGCGCTTCCTGCACAAGGCAGCGGACCACCTGGCCCCGGAACCAGTCGTACAAAATGACCTGCAGCGAACCTCGCCCACACCAACGCCGATCGTCCCAAGGGTTGGCAGCGAACGTGTGGTCGGCCTGACGCTCGGTCCGGAGATCCGTCAATGA
- the hisH gene encoding imidazole glycerol phosphate synthase subunit HisH, translating into MTIAIIDYGSGNLRSAEKAFERAARSHAHVPDVFVTSDPDRVRKADRIVLPGVGAFADCKRGLWAVDGMPEALEETVRQNGKPFFGICVGMQLMATRGLEFETVNGLGWVEGDVSAMEPSDPSLKIPHMGWNTINVANGAHPVLNGIQTGPDGLHAYFVHSYHFACTNQTDCLASFDYAGSFTAMVAKDNMIGTQFHPEKSQRLGLALIANFLEWTP; encoded by the coding sequence ATGACAATTGCAATTATCGACTATGGCTCGGGCAATCTTCGCTCGGCCGAGAAGGCATTTGAGCGCGCGGCAAGATCGCACGCTCACGTACCTGATGTCTTCGTGACCTCAGATCCAGATCGAGTGCGAAAGGCCGACAGGATCGTACTTCCTGGCGTCGGCGCTTTTGCGGATTGCAAGCGCGGCTTGTGGGCCGTCGACGGTATGCCTGAGGCGCTTGAAGAAACTGTGCGTCAAAACGGCAAACCATTCTTCGGCATCTGTGTCGGCATGCAGTTGATGGCTACAAGAGGCCTCGAATTCGAAACCGTCAACGGTCTTGGCTGGGTCGAGGGAGACGTTTCTGCGATGGAACCTTCAGATCCATCCCTCAAGATACCGCATATGGGATGGAACACGATCAATGTTGCAAACGGCGCGCATCCCGTTCTGAACGGAATTCAGACAGGACCAGACGGGCTGCATGCCTATTTCGTCCACTCCTACCACTTTGCCTGTACCAACCAGACCGACTGCCTGGCGAGCTTCGACTATGCCGGCAGCTTTACGGCCATGGTGGCGAAAGACAACATGATCGGCACTCAGTTCCACCCGGAAAAAAGCCAACGGCTGGGCCTCGCCCTCATCGCGAATTTTCTGGAATGGACACCGTAA
- a CDS encoding DUF1330 domain-containing protein — translation MSKGYWIARVDVHDAQNYPKYVETAKPAFERFGANFLARGGTTNAIEGPGRARNVVIEFPSFQHAVDCYNSPEYQEAVKIRQQYADGEIVIVEGI, via the coding sequence ATGAGCAAGGGATACTGGATTGCCCGCGTCGATGTGCATGACGCGCAGAACTATCCGAAGTATGTCGAAACAGCGAAGCCTGCGTTCGAGCGCTTTGGGGCTAACTTCCTTGCGCGCGGTGGTACGACCAACGCAATCGAAGGACCGGGAAGGGCCAGAAACGTCGTGATCGAGTTTCCGAGTTTTCAGCATGCGGTCGATTGCTACAATTCGCCCGAGTATCAGGAAGCGGTGAAAATCCGTCAGCAATATGCCGATGGCGAAATCGTCATCGTGGAAGGAATTTAA
- the hisA gene encoding 1-(5-phosphoribosyl)-5-[(5-phosphoribosylamino)methylideneamino]imidazole-4-carboxamide isomerase — MILFPAIDLKDGQCVRLKLGDMDQATVFNDDPGAQAKSFEDQGFEWLHVVDLNGAFAGESVNGTAVDAILSSTSNPVQLGGGIRTLDHIETWLSKGITRVILGTVAVRDPGLVKEACRRFPGKIAVGIDAKGGYVAVEGWAETSELTAVALARQFEDAGVSAIIYTDIDRDGVLKGLNIPSTLDLANAVSIPVIASGGLASIEDIHRLLKPDCAILEGAISGRALYDGRLDPAETMSLILAERSKAS; from the coding sequence ATGATCCTGTTTCCCGCCATCGATTTGAAAGATGGTCAATGTGTGCGTTTGAAGCTCGGCGACATGGACCAGGCGACCGTTTTCAATGACGACCCTGGCGCTCAGGCGAAGTCTTTCGAGGACCAGGGTTTTGAGTGGCTTCACGTGGTCGATCTCAACGGCGCCTTTGCCGGCGAGAGCGTCAACGGAACTGCGGTCGACGCCATCTTGTCCTCGACGTCAAATCCGGTGCAGCTCGGCGGCGGAATCAGGACATTGGACCACATCGAAACCTGGCTTTCGAAAGGCATCACGCGGGTCATTTTGGGAACCGTTGCCGTGCGTGACCCCGGTCTTGTCAAGGAAGCCTGCCGCAGGTTTCCGGGAAAGATCGCCGTCGGCATCGATGCCAAGGGCGGCTATGTTGCCGTTGAAGGCTGGGCTGAAACCTCCGAGCTGACCGCTGTCGCTCTTGCCAGACAGTTTGAAGATGCCGGTGTATCGGCGATCATCTACACGGATATCGATCGGGACGGAGTCCTCAAGGGCCTTAACATTCCATCCACGCTGGACCTGGCCAACGCAGTTTCCATCCCGGTCATTGCTTCAGGAGGACTCGCCTCCATTGAGGACATTCATCGCCTGCTGAAGCCAGACTGTGCCATTCTGGAAGGTGCAATTTCCGGACGGGCGCTTTATGACGGCAGACTGGATCCGGCGGAAACCATGTCGCTGATCCTTGCAGAGCGGAGCAAAGCATCATGA
- the hisF gene encoding imidazole glycerol phosphate synthase subunit HisF yields MSLKARVIPCLDVKDGRVVKGVNFVDLIDAGDPVEAAKAYDAAGADELCFLDITASHEGRDTIFDVVRRTAEACFMPVTVGGGVRSVEDIRKLLIAGADKVSINTAAVKNPDFVREAAEKFGAQCIVVSIDAKQVNEPGTPEKFEIFTHGGRTPTGIDAIEFARKVVDLGAGELLVTSMDRDGTKAGYNIALTRAIADAVPVPVIASGGVGNLDHMVEGVRDGHATAVLAASIFHFGEHTIHDAKQYMSDAGIPMRLDA; encoded by the coding sequence ATGAGCCTGAAAGCCCGTGTCATTCCGTGCCTGGACGTCAAGGACGGCCGCGTCGTCAAAGGCGTCAATTTCGTCGACCTGATTGATGCCGGCGACCCGGTTGAAGCCGCCAAAGCCTATGATGCTGCGGGTGCCGACGAACTCTGCTTCCTCGACATCACCGCGAGCCATGAGGGCCGCGACACGATTTTTGACGTTGTCCGGCGGACCGCAGAGGCCTGTTTCATGCCGGTGACGGTCGGTGGCGGCGTACGGTCGGTGGAAGACATCCGCAAATTGCTGATCGCCGGCGCGGACAAAGTGTCGATCAACACTGCCGCGGTGAAGAACCCGGACTTCGTGCGCGAGGCGGCCGAAAAATTCGGTGCACAGTGCATCGTCGTGTCAATCGATGCCAAACAGGTCAACGAACCCGGCACTCCCGAGAAATTCGAGATCTTCACCCATGGTGGCCGCACGCCGACCGGGATCGATGCAATCGAGTTCGCCAGGAAAGTGGTTGACCTGGGCGCAGGCGAACTGCTGGTCACGTCGATGGATCGAGACGGTACCAAGGCCGGTTACAATATTGCCCTGACCAGGGCGATTGCCGATGCTGTGCCCGTTCCCGTCATTGCATCGGGAGGTGTCGGCAATCTGGACCACATGGTCGAAGGCGTGCGGGACGGGCATGCGACCGCCGTACTGGCGGCATCGATTTTCCATTTTGGCGAACACACTATCCACGACGCCAAGCAATATATGAGTGATGCAGGCATCCCGATGCGTCTCGATGCCTGA
- a CDS encoding phosphoribosyl-ATP diphosphatase, which yields MTDFTLEDLDAIIASRAKSSDETSYTQKLVRKGVAKCAQKLGEEAVEAAIAAVQEDRKELTAEAADLLYHLLVVLNVSEVPLKDVMSELAGRTGQTGLEEKASRPRE from the coding sequence ATGACCGACTTCACTTTGGAAGATCTTGACGCCATTATCGCTAGCCGTGCCAAGAGCAGCGATGAAACGTCCTATACGCAGAAGCTGGTCAGGAAGGGCGTTGCCAAATGCGCCCAGAAACTGGGGGAAGAGGCCGTCGAGGCAGCTATTGCTGCCGTTCAGGAAGACCGGAAGGAATTGACGGCAGAGGCCGCCGATCTGCTTTATCATTTGTTGGTGGTTTTGAACGTATCTGAAGTTCCGTTGAAGGATGTCATGTCGGAACTTGCCGGCCGCACAGGCCAAACAGGACTTGAGGAGAAGGCATCGCGGCCTAGGGAATAA